A window of Argopecten irradians isolate NY chromosome 14, Ai_NY, whole genome shotgun sequence contains these coding sequences:
- the LOC138307179 gene encoding uncharacterized protein, with product MGSSASRVCGTGALGVVKLHREVIDPAPTPDIDSTSGDFSDEDDVSHADVPVKRHQIVEIADTGGTEVTWSDLICREKGIVIEQVIPPINTAYVGLYSSKKESSKVIQRFDSICESNGIPESTTCTNSDEGDDDTDDVTSVESAESVTLRASDDLGNEFITFLFNELINNVMTEMTEKEMSEDKVMDDTQVDSDCKSTSNALEDLIDSSEFDTAEDYLNEIENASRRNDTFFDKFPTPKV from the exons ATGGGATCATCGGCATCTCGCGTGTGTGGAACGGGTGCCCTGGGAGTAGTAAAACTTCACAGAGAG GTGATTGACCCCGCCCCGACCCCAGATATTGACAGCACATCCGGGGATTTCAGTGATGAGGATGACGTCAGTCACGCAGACGTTCCTGTCAAGCGTCATCAGATCGTGGAAATCGCCGACACAGGGGGTACAGAGGTCACGTGGTCTGATCTCATATGTAGGGAAAAGGGGATCGTCATAGAGCAGGTTATTCCTCCAATAAACACGGCCTATGTTGGACTATATTCTTCAAAAAAGGAAAGTTCAAAGGTCATCCAAAGGTTTGATTCTATTTGTGAAAGTAATGGTATACCTGAATCTACCACGTGCACGAATTCTGATGAAGGAGATGACGACACCGATGACGTCACATCTGTAGAATCAGCAGAAAGTGTGACGCTACGTGCAAGTGACGACCTTGGGAATGAATTTATAACGTTTTTATTCAATGAACTAATTAATAATGTTATGACAGAAATGACTGAAAAAGAAATGTCAGAAGACAAAGTTATGGACGATACACAAGTTGACTCTGATTGCAAATCCACTTCTAACGCACTGGaagatttgattgacagctCCGAGTTTGACACAGCCGAAGACTACTTGAATGAAATTGAGAACGCCTCCCGTAGGAATGAtacattttttgataaatttccgACACCAAAAGTATAA
- the LOC138306852 gene encoding hillarin-like, whose product MEEDMLRVHVFNYICRSMDTPTATISGYHKLDTVDSDIDDKQQKLSLWSAVLINDIWKYIDTNRRSVFRDEKHLWKVYRPSFCTSWLVSPLCFIQTHLPQKRYWQQLSRPVSKSEWDNMVFLTPHFFHYNLQLHSHNRYEISCDEESFTVLFRYMERNHLLFEAKLLYRGNPVQISLPKNCSCTFVETRISDTSELVVRVVPPHPGEFVLAIFGLDILEDPYKCMHLCSYKIRCNKRSDDVTLFPSVSQGRYQWGPGADTLKAGLFPANCFDSSVVCEGPSLHLKFRISSDSNNVDLVSTMTGGDNFEDNLNRHVFFWVADGLAHFLVHSPGPGRYVLNICQKMRNTTVAICSYLLEFRSTASDVVLPPGFTANKLGTTKTGLAAGFEKKEWLAAFSTAPATGELVLNPVFDHDQVTNSYIQLRLLGRDCMDMTLYTKCNLEENNLSCTILLPRVGTYLLSLHVESVNGSTTCWHNAIIIAEVPCSNWAPFPSRTRDVPIDFCLHSPLSGQIPAKSQVTFSLQLNEAHDVAVVTSGGWFHLEKSISNSSLWTGNVNTGARGTDMKLCARFESGSGTFTPLCIYKVISGDEYESRSRQQSSLRETLLQRTDTNVR is encoded by the exons ATGGAGGAGGATATGCTTCGAGTACACGTCTTCAATTATATATGCAG ATCCATGGACACTCCAACTGCTACTATAAGCGGCTATCACAAACTGGACACCGTCGATAGCGACATCGACGATAAGCAGCAAAAACTGTCACTTTGGTCGGCGGTACTAATAAATGATATCTGGAAATACATTGATACAAACAGACGAAGTGTATTTCGGGACGAGAAACACCTATGGAAGGTATATAGGCCATCGTTCTGTACCTCGTGGCTCGTCAGTCCGCTGTGCTTCATCCAGACGCATCTACCTCAGAAACGGTACTGGCAGCAACTTAGTCGACCAGTCAGTAAATCTGAGTGGGACAACATGGTGTTTTTGACGCCGCACTTCTTTCATTATAATCTTCAACTCCACAGCCATAACAGGTACGAGATCTCGTGTGACGAAGAGAGTTTCACAGTATTATTCCGTTATATGGAGCGCAACCATCTTCTCTTTGAAGCGAAGCTTCTATATAGGGGCAATCCAGTACAGATTAGTCTACCGAAGAACTGCTCATGTACATTTGTGGAAACTCGGATTTCTGACACCTCGGAGCTAGTTGTCCGTGTTGTCCCACCTCATCCAGGTGAATTTGTCCTCGCAATATTTGGACTCGACATTTTAGAGGATCCCTACAAGTGCATGCATTTATGCTCGTATAAAATACGATGTAACAAGCGTTCTGATGATGTAACTCTCTTCCCTTCCGTATCTCAGGGTCGGTATCAGTGGGGACCTGGTGCCGATACACTGAAAGCTGGTTTATTCCCGGCAAACTGTTTCGATTCCTCTGTCGTCTGTGAAGGACCTTCCCTGCACCTTAAGTTCCGAATATCAAGTGATTCTAACAATGTGGATTTAGTGTCAACTATGACAGGCGGGgataattttgaagataatCTCAATAGACACGTATTTTTCTGGGTGGCGGATGGTCTGGCCCATTTCCTGGTACACTCCCCAGGTCCGGGGCGATACGTGTTGAACATTTGTCAGAAAATGCGAAACACTACTGTTGCCATTTGCTCGTATCTACTCGAGTTTAGAAGTACGGCTTCAGACGTCGTTCTCCCCCCGGGATTTACAGCAAACAAGCTGGGTACCACAAAGACAGGTCTAGCTGCTGGATTCGAAAAGAAAGAATGGCTTGCGGCATTTTCGACCGCTCCCGCAACGGGTGAACTGGTGCTTAATCCTGTATTTGACCACGATCAAGTCACCAATAGCTACATACAGCTACGACTTCTAGGTAGGGACTGCATGGACATGACATTATACACTAAATGCAATCTGGAAGAAAATAATTTGTCGTGTACAATTCTTCTTCCACGAGTAGGCACTTACCTACTTTCCCTCCACGTAGAGTCAGTGAACGGTTCAACAACGTGTTGGCACAATGCTATTATCATTGCTGAAGTTCCGTGTTCAAACTGGGCACCATTTCCCAGCCGAACTCGCGATGTACCGATCGACTTCTGCTTGCACTCGCCACTTTCTGGACAAATTCCGGCCAAATCACAAGTAACGTTTTCTTTGCAATTAAACGAGGCACACGATGTTGCTGTGGTGACTAGCGGTGGGTGGTTTCATTTGGAAAAATCGATCTCTAACTCTTCGTTGTGGACTGGAAATGTAAACACGGGAGCAAGAGGGACGGATATGAAATTGTGTGCCCGTTTCGAATCTGGATCAGGAACTTTCACACCTCTGTGTATCTACAAG GTAATCTCCGGAGACGAATACGAGTCTCGATCTCGTCAGCAGAGCAGTTTGAGAGAAACACTACTACAAAGGACAGATACTAATGTTAGGTAG